In Vicingus serpentipes, the DNA window ATTAACTAACGCAAACCTTGCTGCTAGTTTTTCTTTAAGAAGTAAAACAAGTCATAAAAAAGAAAAGGAAAGCAAATTTGCTACAGAAGAAGAATTAGCTTATATCAATTCAAACTTAGATGATTATATCGATTTTGATATTCCCTGGACATTAAATATCGGCTATAATGTAAATTACAGTAAACCTCAATTTGAGGATTCAAAAAGAGTTATACAAACATTAAATTTCTCTGGAGATGTTAGTTTAACTAAGAAATGGAAAGTAGGTTTCTCTTCTGGATATGATTTTCAAAATCATAAATACACTTACACAACAATTAATATTTACAGAGATTTACATTGTTGGGAAATGAGTATGCAATGGGTCCCGATTGGTTTTAGACAAAGCTATACTTTTACCATAAAAGTGAAATCATCTATCTTACAAGATTTAAAACTTACTCGTAGAAACATACCAAGTGTATTCTAAAGTATGGAAGGGACTTGTAGAAAAAATATATCAATAGGCATCGAAGTTGAAGTTGTACAAAAACACCATCAGCGAACAGGTGAATTAACCTTTGGCTTTGTTAAACGAATTTTAACTAAATCACCCAACCATCCACATGGCATAAAGGTTCAATTAGATGATGGCACAGTTGGTCGTGTGAAAA includes these proteins:
- a CDS encoding YwbE family protein, which translates into the protein MEGTCRKNISIGIEVEVVQKHHQRTGELTFGFVKRILTKSPNHPHGIKVQLDDGTVGRVKNILTEDE